CTGCCGTCCCATACTCAAACTCCGGCGTCCTCCGTGGATCCGTACCGCGACGAGCCGTTCGTCTTTGAGCGGTACGACACCACTACAACAATGAAGGCCGACGGCACCGGAGACATAGTGCAGCATGTGATCGTGCGCATTCAGTCAGACGGCGTGGCGCGGCAGTTCAGCGTGTTGAATCTGTCTTACGCTTCAGCAAATTCGACCGCGACGATGGAATTCGTACGCGTGCATAAGCCGGACGGCGGCACGGTAAACACGCCAGTCGACGACGCCATGGAGATGCCCGCAGAAGTAACCCGTGAAGCACCCATGTACTCGGACCTGAAAGAGAAACACCTCCCCGTGCGTAGCCTTGCGTCGGGCGACCGGCTCGAATATCAGTTCCACACCGTCCTTACCAAGGCGCAAGCGCCAGGACAATTCTGGGGGGCGGAGCATTTCCTGGTGCAGGGTGGCGTGGTTCTGGAACAGAGTCTAACGCTTGCCGTGCCGGAAAAGACCTACGTGCAGGTTTGGAGCCCGAACCACAAGGCGATGCCGGTGACGCGCGACGGAATGCAGGTGTGGACGTGGACCTCCTCGCAGACCAAGGCCAGCGCACGCGACGAGAACGGCAAGATGACCGTGGCCAAGGTGAAGGATCCGGACGAGGACGCCGACGGACGCAAGCTGCCCAGCGTGGCATGGACCACCTTCCATAGCTGGGCAGAGGTTGGCGACTGGTACCGCGGTCTGGCAGAGCAGCGCCTCCAGCCTACCGCCAGCGTGCGAGCCAAAGCCGATGAGCTGACCAGAAATGCGAAGACACCTCAGGAACAGGCAGAGGCGCTCTATCGCTTCGTTGCGACGCAGGTCCGCTACATCTCGCTCTCGTTCGGTGTTGGGCGCTTCCAGCCGCATACACCCGACGAGGTGCTGGACCACGGCTACGGCGATTGCAAGGACAAGGACACTCTGTTGGAGAGCCTGCTGCGCGCGAAAGGGATGACCACGGCACCCGTGCTGATCGGGGCGGGGATTGCGCCGGTAACAGATGTGCCATCACCCTCGGTCTTCAACCACGCCATCACGACAGTCGAATTGCCTGACGCAGCCGGCAAGCCGGAGCGAGTCTGGCTCGATTCCACCGCTGAGGTCGCACCCTTCCGCGTGCTCATGCCCGTCATCCGCGACCAGCAGGCGCTCGTCATCCCGGATAAGGCTCCGGCCGCAATGGAGAAGACTCCGGCGAACCCGCCCTATGCCTATCACGAAGACTTTGTCGCCGAGGGCACCCTGGACAGTGACGGCCT
The Edaphobacter bradus genome window above contains:
- a CDS encoding DUF3857 domain-containing transglutaminase family protein, with product MKLRLIVLSAAVIATLPLPSHTQTPASSVDPYRDEPFVFERYDTTTTMKADGTGDIVQHVIVRIQSDGVARQFSVLNLSYASANSTATMEFVRVHKPDGGTVNTPVDDAMEMPAEVTREAPMYSDLKEKHLPVRSLASGDRLEYQFHTVLTKAQAPGQFWGAEHFLVQGGVVLEQSLTLAVPEKTYVQVWSPNHKAMPVTRDGMQVWTWTSSQTKASARDENGKMTVAKVKDPDEDADGRKLPSVAWTTFHSWAEVGDWYRGLAEQRLQPTASVRAKADELTRNAKTPQEQAEALYRFVATQVRYISLSFGVGRFQPHTPDEVLDHGYGDCKDKDTLLESLLRAKGMTTAPVLIGAGIAPVTDVPSPSVFNHAITTVELPDAAGKPERVWLDSTAEVAPFRVLMPVIRDQQALVIPDKAPAAMEKTPANPPYAYHEDFVAEGTLDSDGLLKSHMVLTARSDNELELRSMMRWVGEQSIVASLPRC